tgcacTGTGCAGTCGAGGTAAGCCTGCACTACCTCAGAAAAGCTGCTGTCCTGCTTATTTCCAGTTTAATTCACACAGTtaatatgtgtaaatatttattttttatcagtaACTTGACCATAATTTTGTACAACAATCAAGCTTCCAGACCCTCTTGGTTTACCTTAATATGACTAGTTACATGTTTGGGCCTGGGTTTTTAACAAACAACTAATAACCCTTTTGGTTAATTTAcatacacaaaatacatttcatggGTTTGTTTTGGATTTAATTTTGGATTCAGTAATGATTCAGTGTaatctgtctgtgtgtagtAACACTGTACTTCCCAAAAACAtcaacatatatattatatactgtacacacacacacatacacacagtataacTAGTGCCTGTTAATGTTTCTGGGATGCACGGCATTACTATAGTGTTCACATTGCTGAATATTATACTGTTCACCTTTCTCTGTCCACTCCCCAGGCTGGAACCGGCTGATGCAGGTTGAACGCGTTTCTCCAAGCCGTTTTCTATCAGTATGTCTCTAGCACAGAGGGTACTGCTCACCTGGGTCTTCACCTTGCTCTTTCTCATCATACTGGTGCTGAAGCTGGACGAGAAGATCCGCTGCAGCTGGTTCCTCGTCTTCCTCCCCGTGTGGGTTTTCGATGCCATTCTTCTGCTTATGCTTGCTGTAAAGATGGCAGGGTACTGTAAAGCGGGCCACGATCCACGCGATGGCGCTCAGGACTTACGCAGGAGGACCTGGTATGTGATGGCCATGTTGCTGAAGCTGGCCTTCTGCCTGACACTGTGTGCACGGCTGGAGCAGCTCGCGGAAATCAAGCTGTCACTGGTCTGCATCCCACTCTGGGCGCTGCTCCTGGGAGCCTTGGCCGAGCTGGGGTATAATATTTTTCCAGACCGTCAAAACTGAGGCACTGTCAACGGCAAGAGCAAGAACATCTTGGCTTCCACAAGAGCCTGACTTTTCATTTAAGAACCAATGCTCCCATCTCCAGGCGCAGCAGGTTgaagcaggtcctgctctctggtgggtctggggttcaagtcccgcttggggtgccttgcgacggactggcatcccattctgggtgtgtcccctcccccctcgagccttacgccttgtgttgccgggttaggttctggcccCCCGcgatcccatatgggacaagtggttcagacaatgagACACTCCCACCTCCCTCAAATCCTTTCctttatatttaacatttgtcCTCCCTTTGGGACTGACTAAAAGGGTAGTGCATACTATCATTAACAGGCTTGGAACCGGTGACATACTGCAAATAACTTTCAACTAAGGGACAGAGTTTTAAGTGATTTTGTGATCTTTCAAAGCTGTAACTCTTCACAGGTCAAAACCTACAAGTTTAAAAgtgttgtattttcattaactaTTGTTTGTgccaaaataaaattcatactTTAACTATTTGAAAGATCGGGATGTCATTTTACTATGACTGTGAAATtgctgtgtacattttttaaaacataagcCAGTGATTGTTAAATTGCTTATATTTGCTTACTGCTTCTTTTATTCTGGCCTGTAACAACTTATCCAGTATTGGGAGCACCCAAGAACATTTTGCACTGGTACACAATGGAATATACAAATAATGGAAGTAGTAGGCTTGCTTGAAATTGGAATATCCCGTCACCCACTGCAACAattgtgttttcattctttCCTTACAAGTTCACATTATGCTAATGTCAAAAATCAAGTACTATTTTATGTGCATTCATGAGAGAGGGTCCCATGCATCGAGAAAGTGCTACATCAGCTTATGAATGTACTTTTTTCCTATACGGTGGCATTTTTACCCCTTATGTGATCAACAATCAATTTACCTGTtagtacagctgggtaatttttactggagcaattcagggtaacttaAGGCTGTaacagcagaagatgggatCAAATAGTTAGGAATGCACTTCTGACCTCCATGTCTgtatgctttgcagagtgaaacgCATAGGCAGTGTtcttgtgaactttatttctttatatcaacATCTCAGTCAAATGATCAAAATCTCTCTTCCCAGGTATACCTTGCCTTGCACCCTACGCTTCTTGCATAGTCTCCAGACTTCCATGACCCTGCAACAGATAAACAGGTATTActaaaggaaatgaaaacattaagaCACTAATAATTTGTgtagtattttatatatttgtatggtAGTTTTAAGTGAAAATTTTCCCCACAAAAGTATTAGTAATTCGACCCACTTCACAGCGGGTATTCGTCTAAGGGATTGATTTCGTCGAACGGATTAACCccgttatgtgaggaatggatATGAATTGTAGTT
Above is a genomic segment from Scleropages formosus chromosome 2, fSclFor1.1, whole genome shotgun sequence containing:
- the LOC108931641 gene encoding transmembrane protein 60-like, whose amino-acid sequence is MSLAQRVLLTWVFTLLFLIILVLKLDEKIRCSWFLVFLPVWVFDAILLLMLAVKMAGYCKAGHDPRDGAQDLRRRTWYVMAMLLKLAFCLTLCARLEQLAEIKLSLVCIPLWALLLGALAELGYNIFPDRQN